From the genome of Syntrophales bacterium, one region includes:
- the larC gene encoding nickel pincer cofactor biosynthesis protein LarC, translating to MKIAYFDCFMGISGDMTLGALIDVGADAAIFRERLSALGIGGYKIEITKRITGGIEATDVNVLLEAHQHTHRRLSDILGIIDNSGLSARVRETAGRIFMRLANAEAKVHGNKPEEVHFHEVGAVDAIVDIVGAVILLELLGWPKVTASPMPTFYGYTNGAHGVIPLPAPATAEILRGVPWQKLDIEGELVTPTGAAIIAELAAEFGHLPQMAVKAIGYGAGKSDFGTANVLRVMLGEETKEDLLSLPLVSVVETNIDDLNPEFYEPVMEKLFAAGALDVFMTPIMMKKNRPGVLLAAICEPGRAKTIADIILTETSTFGVRISVSQRVCLERHRKEITTEFGEVGIKVGEKDGRIVTASPEYEDCKKAANAHAVPIRLVYEAALTAFRKQYARP from the coding sequence ATGAAAATCGCTTATTTTGACTGTTTCATGGGAATAAGCGGCGACATGACGCTCGGGGCGCTGATAGATGTGGGCGCAGATGCTGCAATATTTCGAGAGAGGCTCTCCGCACTCGGCATCGGCGGATATAAGATCGAAATAACGAAAAGGATAACCGGCGGCATTGAAGCCACAGACGTCAACGTGCTCCTCGAAGCTCACCAGCACACCCACAGACGTCTCTCGGATATACTTGGCATAATTGATAATTCAGGGCTTTCCGCCCGTGTGCGGGAAACAGCCGGACGGATATTCATGCGGCTTGCCAATGCGGAAGCAAAGGTGCATGGCAACAAACCCGAAGAGGTTCATTTTCATGAGGTCGGCGCTGTTGATGCGATCGTCGATATCGTCGGCGCCGTGATCCTCCTGGAACTTTTAGGCTGGCCGAAAGTGACAGCGAGCCCGATGCCCACCTTTTACGGATACACGAACGGGGCGCATGGCGTCATCCCCCTGCCCGCGCCGGCCACCGCCGAAATCCTGCGGGGCGTCCCCTGGCAAAAGCTCGATATTGAGGGCGAACTGGTAACGCCGACCGGGGCGGCCATCATCGCGGAGCTTGCCGCCGAGTTCGGCCATCTTCCTCAGATGGCAGTGAAGGCTATCGGTTACGGCGCTGGGAAAAGCGATTTCGGAACGGCAAATGTGCTGCGGGTAATGCTGGGCGAGGAAACAAAAGAGGATCTCTTGTCCCTGCCGCTTGTCTCGGTCGTTGAAACAAATATCGACGATTTAAATCCCGAGTTTTACGAGCCCGTTATGGAAAAGCTCTTCGCCGCCGGGGCACTTGACGTGTTCATGACCCCGATCATGATGAAGAAAAACAGGCCGGGGGTGTTGCTTGCGGCGATCTGCGAGCCAGGACGAGCAAAAACAATCGCGGATATAATTCTCACTGAAACATCTACCTTCGGGGTCCGAATATCGGTGTCGCAAAGGGTCTGTCTGGAGCGCCATCGTAAGGAAATAACTACTGAATTCGGGGAAGTGGGCATCAAGGTGGGAGAAAAGGACGGTCGCATAGTAACCGCCTCCCCCGAGTACGAGGACTGCAAAAAAGCGGCAAACGCCCACGCGGTTCCCATCCGGCTGGTTTACGAAGCAGCCCTCACCGCCTTTAGGAAACAATACGCAAGGCCTTAA